Proteins from a single region of Companilactobacillus farciminis KCTC 3681 = DSM 20184:
- a CDS encoding ketopantoate reductase family protein has product MKYAVLGAGAMGLRYGVLLQEAGFDVDFVEIWQPQIDKIREQNGVFVSRDHKNKHLVPVNIYSPEEYTGDPDVWVVFTKQMQLADALKRTAHAFKPSQYVVSPMNGMGHIDKLNQYFDKQNVIGATALIGTVLNGPGDVDFIGAKGAGSMNMANETEKPDKMTKKIQDEFTQANLNPNLTTNFMGTLMAKVIFNSVVNTLCTMFEIQMGEFIQSPVAEKLSRQLIDEAFDVCERAGITLLNTREEEWESVQFVSSVSNPLHYPSMYQDMSKGRNTEVDYINGYIYDLGLKYHYEAKTHDFLRNLVHLAEFSRDFDVEALEKKVQALELSK; this is encoded by the coding sequence ATGAAATATGCAGTATTAGGTGCAGGTGCTATGGGTTTGCGTTATGGAGTTCTTCTACAGGAAGCTGGATTCGATGTCGACTTTGTCGAAATTTGGCAACCGCAAATTGACAAGATTCGTGAACAAAACGGTGTTTTCGTTTCACGTGATCACAAGAATAAGCACTTGGTGCCCGTCAATATTTACTCCCCCGAAGAATACACTGGTGACCCTGATGTTTGGGTCGTATTCACTAAACAAATGCAATTGGCAGATGCTTTGAAACGGACAGCACATGCCTTTAAACCATCCCAATACGTGGTTTCACCAATGAATGGTATGGGACATATCGACAAGTTGAATCAATACTTCGACAAACAAAATGTCATTGGTGCCACAGCTTTGATCGGTACAGTTTTGAATGGCCCTGGTGATGTTGATTTTATCGGTGCTAAAGGTGCTGGTAGTATGAACATGGCAAACGAAACTGAAAAACCAGACAAAATGACTAAGAAAATTCAAGATGAGTTCACACAAGCTAATCTCAATCCTAACTTGACGACTAACTTCATGGGAACCTTGATGGCAAAAGTTATTTTCAATTCAGTCGTTAATACCCTTTGTACGATGTTTGAAATTCAAATGGGTGAATTCATTCAATCGCCAGTTGCTGAAAAGCTCAGTCGACAGTTGATCGATGAGGCTTTTGATGTTTGCGAGCGCGCCGGAATTACTTTGCTCAATACTCGTGAAGAAGAGTGGGAATCCGTTCAATTCGTAAGTAGCGTCAGCAATCCTTTGCACTACCCTTCGATGTATCAAGATATGTCCAAAGGTCGCAACACCGAAGTCGACTACATCAACGGCTACATTTATGATTTAGGCTTGAAATATCACTACGAAGCTAAAACTCACGATTTCTTGCGTAATTTAGTTCATCTAGCTGAATTTTCACGAGATTTTGACGTTGAAGCACTCGAAAAAAAGGTTCAAGCCTTAGAATTATCTAAATAA
- a CDS encoding D-2-hydroxyacid dehydrogenase encodes MKIFLYGVRPDEAVYLKEWENANPDVEIDYTDKIVTEETVDLAKGYNGVVMLQTQPYTRLALQKLHDFGISKISVRNVGLDGFDFKDLRDFGFSLTSVPVYSPNAIAEHTTSLMLRLLRRVPEFDEKFNNADFRWFPTIGEEINGKTVGIVGTGHIGSVVARLMLAFGAKVVAYDIKPDPYLENLGIYVDSLDEVLKQADIVTLHTPLAKRDIHMIDKAAFAKMKDGVIFINAARGGLVDTDALIEALDSGKVGGAGLDVLESENDVFQKKFDKIEDVKDPQFQALLNRKNVIMTPHTAFYTTTAVHNMVFDSLNDNLKMLNNQTPKFPVDISED; translated from the coding sequence ATGAAAATTTTTCTATACGGAGTTCGACCAGACGAGGCAGTTTACCTAAAGGAATGGGAAAACGCTAATCCAGATGTTGAAATTGACTATACCGACAAAATCGTTACTGAAGAGACAGTTGATTTGGCAAAGGGTTATAACGGCGTTGTAATGTTGCAAACACAACCCTATACTCGCTTGGCCTTGCAAAAGTTGCATGACTTTGGCATTAGTAAAATCTCAGTTCGTAATGTTGGTTTGGACGGCTTTGATTTCAAGGATCTCCGTGACTTCGGATTTTCATTGACGAGTGTTCCCGTTTACTCACCTAACGCTATCGCTGAACACACAACTAGTTTGATGCTACGTTTGTTAAGACGAGTACCAGAATTCGACGAGAAATTCAATAACGCTGACTTCCGCTGGTTCCCTACAATCGGGGAGGAAATCAATGGCAAAACCGTTGGTATTGTAGGAACTGGTCATATCGGTTCAGTTGTTGCTAGATTGATGCTCGCCTTTGGTGCTAAAGTAGTCGCTTACGATATTAAGCCTGATCCATACTTGGAAAACTTAGGAATCTACGTCGATTCTTTGGACGAAGTCTTAAAACAAGCCGATATTGTAACGCTACACACACCTCTAGCAAAACGTGATATCCACATGATCGACAAGGCAGCCTTTGCCAAAATGAAAGACGGTGTCATCTTCATCAATGCTGCTCGTGGTGGCTTGGTTGATACTGACGCCTTAATCGAAGCTTTGGACAGTGGCAAAGTCGGTGGTGCCGGTTTGGATGTCTTGGAAAGTGAAAATGATGTCTTCCAAAAGAAATTCGACAAGATTGAAGACGTCAAAGACCCACAATTCCAAGCTCTACTTAACCGCAAGAATGTCATCATGACACCACATACGGCCTTTTACACAACAACAGCCGTTCACAACATGGTCTTCGATTCCTTAAATGACAATCTAAAAATGTTAAATAATCAAACTCCGAAATTCCCAGTCGATATTTCTGAGGACTAA
- a CDS encoding D-2-hydroxyacid dehydrogenase, which yields MMKIFAYGIREDEEPSLKKWEQANPDVEVGFTNNTLTADSARMAEGSDGVVTLQTSDYTREALEVLHNLGIKYISIRNVGFDNFNFQDLNDFGFTLTNVPVYSPNAIAEHAVLLMGRLLRRTPEFAQKIEDGNFTWAPTIGKEYREQTVGVIGTGHIGRVTMQILKGFGCKIVAYDVYHNPEIEKQGLYVDTLEELYKQADIITLHVPLFDSNKHMINDKAIEQMKDGVYIINCARGELIDTDALIKGLDSGKVAGAGLDVIDNENSVFGKKWSSIDNIPNEKIRNLAKRLNVIVTPHSAFYTETAIHNMITTSFDSNKSLIEGLKPDNIVNTNK from the coding sequence TTGATGAAAATATTTGCTTATGGAATTCGTGAAGATGAAGAACCATCTTTGAAAAAATGGGAACAAGCAAACCCAGATGTCGAAGTTGGTTTTACAAACAACACTCTAACGGCTGACTCAGCTCGTATGGCTGAAGGTTCTGATGGTGTCGTTACTCTTCAAACTTCTGATTACACTAGAGAAGCTCTAGAAGTACTTCACAATTTAGGCATTAAATATATTTCTATCCGTAATGTTGGATTTGATAACTTCAATTTCCAAGATCTCAATGATTTTGGTTTTACTTTGACAAACGTACCAGTCTACTCACCTAATGCTATTGCCGAACATGCAGTGCTATTAATGGGAAGATTGCTCCGTCGTACTCCTGAATTTGCTCAAAAAATTGAAGACGGCAACTTCACTTGGGCACCTACAATTGGTAAAGAATATCGTGAACAAACGGTCGGTGTCATCGGTACTGGCCACATCGGTCGCGTAACTATGCAAATTTTAAAAGGCTTTGGCTGCAAGATTGTCGCTTACGACGTTTACCATAATCCTGAAATCGAAAAGCAAGGTTTATACGTTGATACCTTAGAAGAATTGTACAAGCAAGCTGACATTATCACTCTCCACGTTCCATTATTCGACAGTAACAAACATATGATCAATGACAAAGCTATCGAACAAATGAAAGACGGTGTCTACATCATTAATTGTGCCCGTGGTGAATTGATCGATACTGATGCTTTAATTAAGGGCTTAGACAGTGGCAAGGTCGCTGGAGCTGGACTAGATGTTATCGATAATGAAAACTCTGTTTTTGGTAAGAAGTGGTCTAGCATCGACAATATCCCTAACGAAAAAATCAGAAATCTAGCTAAACGTTTGAATGTTATCGTTACTCCACACAGCGCTTTCTACACGGAAACAGCTATTCACAATATGATTACAACATCATTTGATTCTAATAAATCATTGATTGAAGGCTTGAAACCCGACAATATCGTCAATACTAATAAATAG